In Salvelinus sp. IW2-2015 linkage group LG23, ASM291031v2, whole genome shotgun sequence, a genomic segment contains:
- the LOC139022909 gene encoding dachshund homolog 2-like encodes MAVSATPPVLSPTSNPGAGSLFRSDPLYTSPAESPRLTSSLINSFISSGGGGGGGNGNGTSGNNECKMVEVHGVKVASFNVDGQELICLPQVFDLFLKHLVGGLHTVYTKLKRLDICPVVCTVEQVRILRGLGAIQPGVNRCKLITRKDFEALYNDCTNARCTK; translated from the exons ATGGCCGTGTCAGCAACTCCGCCGGTGCTTTCCCCAACATCTAATCCGGGGGCTGGCAGTTTATTCCGCTCCGATCCGCTGTATACAAGCCCGGCCGAGTCCCCGAGATTGACAAGCAGCTTGATCAACTCTTTCATCAGCAGCGGAGGAGGCGGTGGAGGAGGAAATGGAAACGGCACAAGCGGCAATAACGAGTGCAAAATGGTTGAGGTGCACGGGGTCAAGGTAGCCTCGTTCAACGTGGACGGTCAAGAACTCATCTGCCTGCCGCAGGTCTTCGACCTCTTCCTGAAACATCTGGTCGGGGGTCTGCACACCGTCTACACCAAGCTGAAGCGGCTGGATATATGCCCCGTCGTGTGCACGGTTGAGCAGGTCCGGATTCTGCGGGGGCTTGGGGCTATTCAGCCCGGGGTGAATCGCTGCAAACTCATCACCCGCAAGGACTTCGAAGCGCTGTACAACGACTGCACCAATGCCAG ATGTACCAAGTGA